Proteins found in one Mucilaginibacter gracilis genomic segment:
- a CDS encoding site-specific integrase — protein sequence METFEELINQCIQHFERQRFSVARIGMYKFLWLNKLMPYMQKEAIPCYDATVGEKFLRTIVTGDIISRYQDDIIRSINFLNEFQKTGTIKRHHFKPLERKFTGQIGLAMENYLLHLASLRRSKKTISEHRLPLYRLFLYLESQQTTSLENIKETQIITFISTSTNNRIFIISSIRAFLQYLFKEHLLATDLSLVLQDFKYSRGVKLPAVYSKDEVSQIEASIQRSDATGKRNYAMTLLATRLGLRASDIANLSFGNLDWEQNAITFTQYKTGKEIKLPLLTEVGEALIDYLKYGRKNSESDKIFLFTRAPYIPVTNTSVSGMLGRIIETSKVDVRGRRHGAHAMRHSLACRFLENKESMPVISEALGHQSTETTMSYLRIDMISLSQCALHVPPVSSSFYEQKGGVFYE from the coding sequence ATGGAAACATTTGAAGAGTTAATTAACCAATGCATTCAGCACTTTGAACGGCAGCGTTTTTCTGTTGCCCGAATTGGCATGTACAAATTTCTGTGGCTTAATAAGTTAATGCCATACATGCAAAAAGAAGCGATACCGTGCTATGACGCCACTGTGGGCGAGAAATTTCTGCGTACTATCGTGACCGGGGATATTATTTCCAGATACCAGGACGACATCATCAGAAGTATCAATTTCTTGAACGAATTTCAAAAGACAGGTACGATCAAAAGGCATCATTTCAAACCACTTGAACGGAAGTTCACGGGGCAGATCGGTCTTGCGATGGAAAACTATTTACTGCACCTCGCATCGTTACGAAGGTCAAAGAAAACAATAAGTGAGCATCGGCTCCCCCTTTACAGGTTGTTTCTTTATTTGGAAAGTCAACAAACAACCAGTTTGGAGAACATCAAGGAAACCCAGATCATCACATTCATTTCCACCAGCACAAACAACAGGATATTTATAATATCGTCGATCCGGGCTTTCCTGCAATATCTATTTAAGGAGCATCTATTAGCAACCGACCTTTCGTTAGTTCTTCAGGATTTCAAGTATTCGCGTGGAGTAAAATTGCCTGCTGTATATAGCAAAGATGAAGTATCTCAAATAGAAGCATCCATTCAGCGATCAGATGCTACGGGAAAGAGGAATTATGCAATGACGTTACTGGCCACACGCTTAGGGCTCAGGGCATCAGATATAGCGAATTTGAGTTTTGGCAATCTTGATTGGGAACAAAACGCTATCACTTTTACCCAGTATAAAACTGGCAAGGAGATCAAACTTCCTTTGCTAACAGAAGTGGGTGAAGCGCTTATAGATTATTTGAAATATGGGCGAAAAAATAGTGAGTCAGATAAGATCTTTCTTTTTACGCGTGCGCCCTATATTCCTGTGACAAACACTTCCGTTAGCGGTATGCTGGGACGTATTATTGAAACCTCCAAAGTAGATGTCAGAGGCCGGCGACACGGGGCACACGCCATGCGCCACAGTCTTGCCTGCCGCTTTTTGGAAAACAAGGAATCTATGCCTGTAATATCCGAAGCCCTTGGGCATCAGAGTACAGAGACTACCATGTCTTACCTGCGGATAGATATGATATCTCTAAGTCAATGTGCATTACATGTTCCACCAGTTTCCAGCAGTTTCTATGAACAGAAAGGAGGTGTTTTTTATGAGTGA